A part of Candidatus Electrothrix aestuarii genomic DNA contains:
- the aat gene encoding leucyl/phenylalanyl-tRNA--protein transferase, which yields MPVFRLPQEIVFPDPQLAEPDGLLAVGGDLSPGRIIAAYHQGIFPWYSDNEPILWWSPVPRLVLLPEEFHLPKRLARTLRKNIFEVRADTAFAQVISSCATVRQEAGEGTWITKDMQEAYVQLHNLGFAHSLETWFEGELVGGLYGICLDRFFFGESMFSRRNDASKVALATFMQNAEHLNIRAIDCQMTTKHMLRFGSRERNREEFDELLEQFIQQIRPQAPWRLLGQDKP from the coding sequence ATGCCTGTTTTTCGTCTTCCCCAGGAGATAGTTTTTCCTGATCCTCAACTTGCAGAACCGGATGGATTACTTGCTGTGGGAGGAGATCTCAGTCCGGGGCGCATTATTGCGGCCTACCATCAGGGGATTTTTCCCTGGTATTCTGATAACGAGCCCATCCTCTGGTGGTCTCCTGTTCCAAGGTTGGTCCTTCTGCCGGAAGAATTTCATCTCCCTAAACGACTTGCCCGTACGCTTCGGAAAAATATCTTTGAGGTTCGTGCAGACACGGCCTTTGCCCAGGTGATTTCCTCCTGTGCTACCGTACGGCAGGAGGCCGGAGAAGGAACCTGGATCACCAAGGACATGCAGGAGGCCTATGTTCAGCTTCATAATTTAGGCTTTGCCCATTCTCTGGAGACCTGGTTTGAAGGCGAGTTGGTAGGTGGTTTATACGGAATCTGCCTGGATCGGTTCTTTTTCGGGGAATCTATGTTCAGCCGCAGGAACGATGCCTCCAAGGTTGCCCTGGCCACCTTTATGCAGAATGCGGAGCACCTGAACATCCGCGCTATTGATTGCCAGATGACCACCAAACATATGCTTCGTTTCGGAAGTCGGGAGCGAAATCGTGAGGAATTTGATGAGCTCCTGGAGCAGTTTATTCAGCAGATCAGGCCGCAGGCACCGTGGCGGCTTCTCGGTCAAGATAAACCTTGA
- a CDS encoding HAMP domain-containing protein: MSRVLEKLIPKHFFFVKTIIFFILFAIISLHLATVIPTLNSLIKEYQQAKRVFFLNDVSDDLYTAVGNYGFERGRVNVVLKDAGPVERMDMNRQFILDRRAEGDKALQSALSKLADVQRADIKNALTTITQLTSKIEELREETAKDLVISKDKRKQDLAETWFAAMTAYIESIESLLVGISSDISDADGMISRYSSLKHTALSLRNTAGPEVSILSATMLSQAPLRPQLIVKIQDLQIRTEERFRNLSHLSQPLADPEIPNALITLKTSYYDEYLPYSKTTFQQAIYGGPYTYTPPQFLSHGVEFLLQISIFMDCIVTVTKNYAQSKLSESRWQIFYHLFSTSVSLILIFLIFIFAHYRIIQPITQVTEATLRLAQKNLDTQVPQQHMQNEIGKLARAVAVFKEMALQQKEDVAALEKASVERELLVSELRESLAEIKVLRGILPICSFCKKIRNDDGYYEQLESYIYKHSGVDFSHTICPSCMRKHYPEEHEFLCKKKQDQQDSSLG; encoded by the coding sequence ATGAGCAGAGTTCTTGAGAAGTTGATCCCAAAACACTTTTTCTTCGTTAAAACGATCATCTTCTTCATCCTCTTTGCCATCATCTCCCTGCACCTGGCAACCGTCATCCCGACCCTGAACAGCCTGATCAAAGAATATCAGCAGGCTAAGCGCGTTTTTTTCCTCAACGACGTCAGCGACGACCTGTACACAGCCGTTGGCAACTACGGCTTTGAACGCGGCCGTGTCAACGTTGTCCTTAAAGATGCTGGTCCGGTAGAACGTATGGACATGAACCGGCAGTTCATTCTTGACCGCCGCGCTGAGGGGGATAAGGCCCTGCAAAGTGCTCTGAGCAAACTTGCTGATGTACAACGGGCGGATATAAAAAATGCCCTGACCACCATCACCCAATTAACAAGCAAGATAGAGGAGCTCAGGGAAGAGACCGCAAAGGACCTGGTGATTTCCAAGGACAAACGGAAGCAGGACCTTGCAGAGACATGGTTTGCCGCCATGACCGCGTACATCGAGAGCATTGAATCCTTGCTTGTTGGTATTTCCAGCGATATCAGCGATGCAGACGGCATGATCAGTCGCTACTCTTCCTTAAAGCACACAGCCTTATCCCTGCGCAACACAGCGGGCCCAGAGGTCTCCATTCTTTCTGCGACCATGCTCTCTCAAGCGCCCCTTCGTCCACAATTAATAGTTAAAATTCAGGATCTCCAGATCAGGACAGAGGAACGCTTTCGCAACCTGTCCCACCTCAGTCAGCCCTTGGCTGATCCAGAGATTCCGAACGCGCTTATTACCTTAAAGACCAGCTATTACGACGAATACCTCCCCTACAGCAAGACAACCTTTCAGCAGGCTATCTACGGCGGTCCCTACACCTACACCCCACCCCAATTTCTCAGCCACGGGGTAGAATTCCTGCTCCAGATCTCCATCTTTATGGATTGTATCGTCACGGTCACGAAAAACTATGCACAGAGCAAGCTCTCCGAAAGCCGCTGGCAGATTTTCTACCACCTTTTCAGTACCTCAGTTTCCTTAATCCTCATCTTCCTTATTTTTATCTTTGCCCATTACCGCATCATTCAACCCATTACCCAGGTTACCGAGGCCACCCTTCGACTGGCGCAAAAAAATCTTGATACCCAAGTTCCCCAGCAGCATATGCAAAACGAAATAGGCAAACTGGCACGGGCTGTTGCGGTCTTCAAGGAGATGGCTCTGCAACAGAAAGAAGATGTCGCGGCCCTGGAGAAGGCCTCTGTGGAACGGGAACTGCTTGTCAGCGAACTCCGGGAAAGCCTTGCCGAGATCAAGGTATTGCGCGGCATCCTGCCCATCTGTTCCTTTTGCAAAAAAATACGCAATGATGATGGATACTACGAGCAACTCGAATCCTACATCTATAAGCATTCCGGCGTGGATTTCAGCCATACAATCTGCCCGTCCTGCATGCGGAAACATTATCCTGAGGAACATGAGTTCCTCTGCAAAAAGAAACAGGATCAGCAGGATTCGAGCCTGGGCTGA
- a CDS encoding PhzF family phenazine biosynthesis protein codes for MKLAMYQIDAFADRAFTGNPAAVIPLQEWIPDALMQAIAAENNLSETAFFVPTAQGFHIRWFTPNKEVKLCGHATLASAFVLFNILAYPADSIHFDSLSGPLAVVKNDSLLTLDFPTQKPEPCDIPEALVHGLGKTPSACYRNEDLVAIFEQEEDIAAMQPKFAELEKLNLRGVIITAPSRKNDFVARFFAPKFGIPEDPVTGSAYTQLTPYWAERLGKNKLTAKQLSARGGMVYCELKGDRVLISGSAIKFMEGEIEV; via the coding sequence ATGAAACTCGCCATGTATCAAATCGATGCCTTTGCCGATAGGGCATTTACAGGGAATCCTGCTGCTGTTATCCCACTTCAGGAATGGATACCAGATGCCTTAATGCAGGCCATTGCAGCAGAGAATAATCTCTCAGAAACTGCCTTCTTTGTCCCTACAGCTCAGGGCTTTCATATCCGCTGGTTTACCCCGAACAAGGAGGTGAAACTCTGTGGACATGCAACGCTGGCCTCTGCCTTTGTCCTCTTCAATATTTTGGCGTATCCGGCGGACAGTATTCACTTTGACTCCCTCTCCGGCCCGCTTGCCGTTGTGAAAAACGATTCGTTACTCACCCTTGACTTCCCCACCCAGAAACCAGAACCTTGTGATATACCTGAAGCGCTGGTCCACGGTTTGGGAAAAACTCCATCTGCATGCTATAGAAACGAAGATCTTGTTGCCATTTTCGAACAAGAAGAAGATATTGCGGCAATGCAGCCCAAATTTGCAGAGCTGGAAAAACTGAACCTGCGAGGAGTCATCATCACCGCCCCATCGCGGAAGAATGATTTTGTTGCTCGCTTCTTTGCCCCGAAATTCGGCATCCCGGAAGATCCGGTGACAGGCTCAGCCTATACCCAGCTCACACCCTATTGGGCTGAGAGGTTAGGAAAAAATAAACTCACAGCCAAGCAGCTTTCTGCCCGAGGTGGTATGGTGTATTGCGAGCTCAAGGGAGACAGGGTACTTATCTCTGGTTCGGCAATCAAATTTATGGAGGGAGAGATTGAGGTATAA
- a CDS encoding ISNCY family transposase yields the protein MPSNTKELTFDTFVNQIHSIFDELPDYRKFSPNLTYSMKDAALGAFSMFFNQSPSFLSHQRAMQQAHGHNNAQSLFGITQIMSDNQTRNLLDTLTSDNFYPIFSETFDRLESAGHLDRYRVLDEYLLVPIDGTEFFRSSKIHCENCSVARNSNGTVSYSHKVLTPVVAAPDNNKVIALEPEFVTPQDGSAKQDCELNAAKRWIERNSSLSARKVIILGDDLFSRGPFCNLLSAHSFRFILICKPSSHTTLYQYVAELEKKDGITVSSQRKWNGKFHELHTYRYANDLPLKQGDDAPSVNWVELTVINTKTQEVLYKNSFITDFKIDRTNVQSIVQAGRTRWKVENENNNILKTKGYHLDHNFGHGDKFLSNTLLTLNLVAFLAHTFLEFVDKKYKAVRSVLSVRKTFFNDLKALTKYLFFSNWSQLINFMFEQLEIKRLST from the coding sequence ATGCCTTCAAATACCAAAGAATTAACATTCGATACGTTTGTCAATCAGATCCATAGCATATTTGATGAACTCCCGGATTACCGGAAATTCAGCCCAAACCTCACATATTCAATGAAGGATGCGGCGTTAGGTGCGTTTTCCATGTTTTTCAACCAATCCCCATCATTCTTATCTCATCAGCGGGCAATGCAGCAGGCTCACGGGCATAATAATGCTCAAAGTTTGTTCGGAATAACACAGATCATGTCGGACAATCAGACCCGCAATCTTCTTGACACCCTTACTTCTGATAATTTTTATCCAATTTTTTCAGAAACTTTTGATCGGCTTGAAAGTGCTGGACACTTGGATCGTTATAGAGTGCTGGATGAATATTTGTTGGTTCCGATAGATGGTACAGAATTTTTTCGTTCCTCCAAAATACATTGTGAAAACTGTTCCGTTGCTCGTAACTCCAACGGAACGGTAAGTTATTCCCATAAGGTTCTTACCCCGGTGGTAGCTGCACCGGACAACAACAAGGTCATCGCTCTGGAACCAGAATTCGTCACCCCTCAGGATGGTTCAGCAAAACAGGATTGCGAGTTGAATGCTGCTAAGCGCTGGATTGAACGGAACTCTTCTTTATCGGCTCGAAAAGTTATCATCCTGGGAGACGATTTGTTTTCCAGAGGGCCGTTTTGCAACTTATTATCGGCACACAGTTTTCGTTTTATCCTGATTTGCAAACCCTCCTCACATACGACCCTTTATCAGTATGTTGCCGAACTTGAAAAGAAAGATGGTATTACAGTAAGTTCTCAAAGAAAATGGAACGGAAAATTTCACGAGCTTCATACTTATCGTTATGCTAATGACTTACCCCTCAAGCAGGGGGATGACGCTCCTTCTGTCAATTGGGTTGAGTTGACCGTCATTAACACCAAAACACAAGAGGTTCTGTATAAAAATTCTTTTATCACTGATTTTAAAATAGACAGAACCAATGTTCAATCTATAGTACAAGCCGGAAGAACTCGATGGAAGGTGGAAAATGAAAATAATAATATCCTGAAAACAAAAGGCTATCATTTAGATCACAATTTCGGACATGGTGATAAATTTCTCTCGAACACCTTGCTGACTCTCAACTTGGTCGCATTTCTGGCCCATACTTTCCTGGAATTTGTTGATAAAAAATACAAAGCCGTCAGATCGGTCTTGTCTGTCCGGAAAACATTTTTTAATGACCTGAAAGCATTAACCAAATATTTATTTTTCAGTAATTGGTCTCAGCTGATAAATTTTATGTTTGAACAGCTTGAGATTAAAAGGCTATCGACTTGA
- a CDS encoding gamma-glutamyl-gamma-aminobutyrate hydrolase family protein (Members of this family of hydrolases with an active site Cys residue belong to MEROPS family C26.), with protein sequence MKAHYFQHVPFEGLGSIESWLEKNNFTITSTKFFAEPTLPDPEQVDFLIIMGGPMSVNDQEEYPWLHDELNFIREFIQRDKPVLGVCLGAQLIASAMGSKIYPNKEKEIGWFPIQGSQQQTEGTFSFPASATVFHWHGETFDLPEGATHLAQSEACKNQAFQKGNAIGLQCHLETTPESARNIISHCRNELVPAQYIQDEQTILSADAEVYASLNQLMAKVLDFLSKQINS encoded by the coding sequence ATGAAGGCACATTACTTCCAGCACGTTCCCTTTGAAGGACTCGGATCCATAGAATCCTGGTTAGAGAAAAACAACTTCACTATCACCAGCACCAAGTTCTTTGCAGAACCGACCTTACCCGATCCTGAGCAGGTTGATTTTCTCATTATCATGGGTGGTCCCATGAGCGTCAACGATCAGGAGGAGTATCCTTGGTTGCACGATGAGCTCAACTTTATTCGCGAGTTCATCCAACGTGACAAACCTGTTCTCGGTGTCTGCTTAGGCGCGCAACTCATTGCCTCGGCAATGGGTTCGAAAATCTATCCCAACAAGGAAAAAGAAATCGGCTGGTTCCCCATTCAGGGTTCGCAGCAGCAAACAGAGGGTACCTTCTCTTTTCCCGCTTCTGCCACGGTCTTTCACTGGCACGGTGAGACCTTTGATCTCCCGGAAGGAGCTACTCATCTCGCCCAAAGCGAGGCCTGTAAGAACCAGGCATTTCAAAAAGGAAATGCCATCGGTCTGCAATGTCATTTGGAGACTACACCTGAGTCAGCCCGAAATATTATCAGCCACTGCCGAAACGAGCTGGTTCCTGCCCAATATATCCAGGATGAGCAAACGATTCTCTCTGCCGATGCGGAGGTGTATGCATCGCTTAACCAGCTCATGGCAAAGGTACTCGATTTTCTCAGCAAGCAGATCAACTCATAA
- a CDS encoding AEC family transporter, producing MENFIITITFLLIGMLIKHLPNFPDTTGSVLNLFVIYISLPALVLLKIPELAFSRELLVPAIMPWVMLLFSAALILFLAKTFHWDRPTTGCLLLIIPLGNTSFLGIPMVKAFFGETAISYALIYDQLGSFLALATYGSFILALYGTGGDKPSIHSVIKKIATFPPFIALLLAFLLKSFTYPATLTNLLKMMAATLVPLVMVAVGFQLTLKLNKKVVSQLSIGLAIKLLIAPLAALLMCKMSGLKGEAVQVSIFEAGMPPMVSAGALAILANLSPALTAALVGIGIILSFATLPLLYQLLA from the coding sequence ATGGAAAATTTCATCATTACTATAACCTTCCTGCTGATTGGGATGCTTATCAAACACCTCCCCAATTTCCCTGATACGACCGGGAGCGTCCTTAACCTCTTTGTGATCTACATCTCCCTCCCGGCCCTAGTCTTACTCAAAATCCCGGAGCTAGCTTTCTCCCGGGAGCTCCTGGTGCCAGCAATCATGCCCTGGGTTATGCTCCTGTTCTCCGCAGCCCTAATTCTCTTCCTCGCAAAAACCTTCCACTGGGACCGACCAACAACAGGCTGCCTTCTTCTCATCATCCCTTTAGGCAATACCTCCTTTCTCGGCATCCCGATGGTGAAGGCCTTTTTCGGCGAAACCGCCATCTCTTACGCCTTAATCTATGACCAGCTGGGTTCCTTTCTGGCCCTGGCCACCTACGGCTCCTTCATTCTTGCTCTCTACGGAACCGGTGGGGATAAACCCAGCATACACAGCGTGATAAAAAAAATTGCAACCTTTCCCCCTTTCATAGCCCTGCTACTCGCTTTTCTTTTGAAGTCCTTCACCTATCCTGCGACTCTGACAAATCTACTCAAAATGATGGCCGCCACCTTGGTTCCCTTAGTGATGGTCGCCGTCGGTTTCCAGCTCACCCTGAAGCTGAACAAAAAGGTCGTTTCTCAGTTGAGTATAGGACTTGCGATAAAGCTGCTTATCGCGCCCTTAGCAGCACTCCTCATGTGCAAGATGTCCGGACTGAAGGGCGAGGCGGTACAGGTCTCGATCTTTGAGGCAGGAATGCCACCGATGGTCTCAGCCGGGGCCTTAGCCATCCTTGCCAACCTGTCACCGGCCCTTACGGCGGCACTGGTCGGCATTGGAATTATTCTCAGCTTTGCCACCCTGCCATTGCTGTATCAGCTGCTGGCATGA
- a CDS encoding PilZ domain-containing protein: MEQDRIKVLRAKIDYAETVRDNYKNTPPVLQEVNSCYLDTLNQEIEDLEKSYIADKNQRKYSRVKIQRPVHLKFSSAQYEGILDNISLGGFFVNGVFKQPKSNICKIDLKESARSLKHSIHAVGLIVRIFNSGIAIVFVGMKSKYYRNLKIELLTHATIPSVLRDEIAQQDIFEFDGDFVCNRNFTLNRDKLKKLLDRP, encoded by the coding sequence ATGGAACAGGATCGTATTAAAGTATTAAGAGCTAAGATCGATTATGCAGAAACGGTTCGAGATAATTATAAAAATACCCCCCCAGTTCTTCAAGAAGTCAATTCTTGCTACCTCGACACGTTAAATCAAGAGATTGAAGACCTAGAGAAGTCATATATTGCTGATAAAAATCAACGTAAATATTCCCGGGTAAAAATCCAACGACCTGTACACCTTAAATTCTCATCAGCTCAGTATGAAGGTATTCTGGACAACATCTCCTTGGGCGGCTTTTTCGTTAATGGCGTGTTCAAGCAACCGAAAAGCAATATTTGCAAAATCGACCTGAAAGAGTCCGCTAGATCTTTAAAGCATTCTATTCACGCTGTCGGTTTAATAGTCAGAATTTTCAACTCAGGCATTGCCATTGTATTCGTCGGCATGAAATCAAAATATTACAGAAACTTAAAAATAGAATTATTAACTCATGCTACTATTCCTTCGGTATTGCGAGATGAAATTGCTCAACAGGACATTTTTGAATTTGATGGTGATTTCGTGTGCAACAGGAACTTTACTCTTAACAGAGATAAGCTCAAGAAATTGCTGGATCGCCCTTAG
- the putP gene encoding sodium/proline symporter PutP, whose protein sequence is MILIIQFGLYLLLMLGIGYYAMRRTQNNEDFIIGGRTLGPITTAISAGASDMSSWLLLGLPGAVFASGLVEGVWISLGLILGAYANWRIVAPRLRAYSEQLNAVTLPTYLSDRFEDSSGILKSVSTVLILIFFTLYVASGLKGGTLLFAHSFEASEQTALLITTVVIVSYTFLGGYLAVCWTDLVQGLLMLAALVACSLLALFAISGSGVDITATKPEAFQLKTTWLTGASLMAWGLGYSGQPHILARFIGIKGVEDVTAARWIGMSWMIICLILAVEIGLLGIGYNTIAPLDGLAQQSGNSELIFLALVSALFHPLIAGFILAAVLAAVMSTADSQLLVLSSALTEDLPLFKRLSSKQRAWVSRFGVVGFALLAYYLASASNDTILTMVGYAWGGFGAAFGPVVILSLIWRKTTKYGALAGMLAGAATIYIVKNYISLEEEYLYELLPGFIVAFLTIILISALTEMPSEKALQKFDAARQQVKNK, encoded by the coding sequence ATGATACTTATCATACAATTCGGCCTCTACCTCCTGCTCATGCTGGGCATCGGGTATTACGCCATGCGCCGCACCCAAAATAATGAGGACTTTATCATTGGCGGCCGCACCTTGGGACCGATTACAACGGCCATCAGCGCCGGAGCCTCGGACATGAGCAGCTGGCTGCTGCTGGGACTCCCCGGTGCAGTCTTTGCCAGCGGTCTGGTTGAGGGCGTCTGGATTTCCCTGGGGCTTATCCTGGGTGCTTATGCTAATTGGCGTATTGTGGCACCGCGCCTCAGGGCTTATAGCGAGCAGCTCAATGCGGTCACCCTGCCCACCTACCTCTCTGATCGTTTTGAGGACAGCTCAGGCATCCTCAAAAGCGTTTCCACCGTATTAATCCTGATCTTTTTCACCCTCTATGTTGCCTCTGGACTGAAAGGCGGTACCCTGCTCTTTGCTCATAGTTTCGAGGCCAGCGAACAAACCGCCCTGCTGATTACCACGGTGGTCATTGTTTCTTATACCTTTCTCGGTGGCTACTTGGCGGTCTGCTGGACAGACCTGGTTCAGGGATTGCTTATGCTCGCCGCCTTGGTTGCTTGCTCTCTGCTCGCCCTCTTTGCCATTTCCGGCTCAGGAGTGGATATTACCGCAACAAAACCAGAGGCATTCCAGCTTAAGACAACCTGGCTCACCGGAGCCTCACTCATGGCCTGGGGCCTGGGATATTCCGGGCAACCCCATATTCTGGCTCGGTTCATCGGGATCAAAGGGGTTGAAGACGTTACCGCTGCCCGTTGGATCGGCATGAGCTGGATGATCATTTGCCTAATTCTTGCGGTTGAAATCGGTCTGCTTGGTATCGGCTATAATACCATTGCCCCACTGGATGGCCTTGCCCAGCAAAGTGGCAATAGCGAACTCATCTTTCTCGCTCTTGTCAGCGCCCTGTTCCATCCCCTTATTGCGGGCTTTATCCTGGCCGCTGTCCTGGCAGCAGTAATGTCCACTGCGGATTCCCAGCTCCTGGTGCTCAGCTCGGCTTTAACCGAGGACCTCCCCTTGTTCAAGCGCCTCAGCAGCAAACAACGGGCCTGGGTCAGCAGATTTGGAGTAGTCGGCTTTGCCCTGCTTGCCTACTATCTGGCCTCAGCCAGCAATGACACCATCCTGACGATGGTCGGTTATGCCTGGGGTGGCTTTGGAGCCGCCTTTGGCCCTGTGGTTATTCTTTCTTTGATCTGGCGCAAGACCACCAAATACGGGGCCTTGGCAGGAATGCTCGCCGGTGCAGCCACGATTTATATCGTGAAGAACTATATCAGTCTGGAGGAGGAGTATCTCTATGAGCTGCTGCCTGGCTTTATCGTTGCCTTTCTGACCATTATCCTCATCAGTGCGCTCACCGAGATGCCCTCAGAAAAGGCACTCCAAAAATTCGATGCGGCAAGGCAGCAGGTGAAAAACAAGTAA
- a CDS encoding branched-chain amino acid ABC transporter permease, with protein sequence MQKIRNLLRTFSVIPLAGWLLGALVAALLEYYFGDTISYQLYLPKIPVLFGTLIMLKDPALIPSVLGYDLIIYILPILLVGRLSAGISNKLAELLTRLPVWAATLLHLAAFYGILHLWAGISDYRVLVVKLTMIAIILTISLNIINGYQGEFSCSHPGFMALGAYTSSTLSLWLFADDKLFGPALLNPSLGPWLFPLILIAGGATAAIGSLIVAIPSFRTRGDYLAIISLAFMFIVKSAIENLEVIGGPRGMSSQPAYSSLPVVFIWTILCIWIIHNFTTSIMGKALNAVRDNEAAADSMTVNTRKTKMTAFMFGAFWAGVAGGLFAHVYSFISPGGFGIRNLAEMLAMVYFGGLNSIVGSIVGAVSINVLSEALRPLELFKWIIIPLILILIMIFRPHGLISFTELNVRKLMRPGGISGKD encoded by the coding sequence ATGCAAAAGATACGCAACCTTCTCAGAACATTCTCTGTCATCCCTCTGGCTGGCTGGCTCCTCGGCGCGCTGGTGGCAGCCTTACTGGAATATTATTTTGGCGATACAATTTCTTACCAGCTCTATCTTCCCAAGATACCTGTCCTCTTCGGCACCCTGATTATGTTGAAGGACCCCGCGCTGATTCCATCGGTCCTGGGGTATGACCTAATCATTTATATACTCCCGATTCTCCTGGTCGGACGTTTATCCGCCGGGATAAGCAATAAACTTGCAGAGCTGCTGACCCGGCTCCCTGTATGGGCCGCCACCCTGCTGCATCTGGCTGCCTTTTACGGCATCCTCCATCTCTGGGCCGGGATCAGTGATTACCGGGTCCTGGTGGTCAAACTGACCATGATTGCCATTATCCTGACCATCAGCCTCAATATTATTAATGGGTACCAGGGCGAGTTCTCCTGTTCCCATCCAGGCTTTATGGCCTTGGGCGCCTATACCTCCTCTACCCTGAGCCTCTGGCTCTTTGCCGATGACAAACTTTTCGGCCCGGCCCTGCTCAACCCCTCACTGGGGCCTTGGCTCTTCCCCCTGATTCTTATTGCCGGGGGCGCAACCGCAGCAATTGGCTCGCTCATTGTTGCCATCCCCTCTTTCCGCACCCGAGGTGATTATCTGGCCATCATTTCCCTGGCCTTTATGTTCATTGTCAAAAGCGCTATTGAAAACCTGGAAGTCATTGGTGGGCCACGTGGCATGAGCAGTCAGCCAGCCTACTCCTCCCTGCCCGTGGTATTCATCTGGACCATCCTCTGCATCTGGATCATCCATAACTTCACCACCTCCATCATGGGCAAGGCCCTCAATGCCGTGCGCGATAACGAGGCGGCTGCCGACTCCATGACCGTCAACACCCGCAAAACCAAGATGACCGCCTTTATGTTCGGCGCCTTCTGGGCCGGGGTGGCGGGCGGCCTGTTCGCCCATGTCTACAGCTTCATCAGTCCGGGAGGCTTCGGCATCAGGAACCTGGCGGAAATGCTGGCAATGGTCTATTTCGGAGGACTCAACTCCATAGTCGGCTCCATTGTCGGCGCCGTTAGCATCAATGTGCTCAGCGAGGCCCTTCGTCCTCTGGAACTCTTTAAATGGATCATCATTCCCTTGATCCTCATCCTCATTATGATCTTCCGGCCCCACGGCTTGATCTCCTTTACCGAGCTGAATGTGCGAAAACTGATGCGGCCTGGAGGCATTTCTGGAAAAGACTAA